In Gimesia panareensis, the genomic window ATCAGTGCTCAACGGTCGATGAAAGACGGGCAGCAGCACCACAGTGAAGGCCCCGATCTCATCAAAGACAATTTCGCCCGGATCATCTTTACCCAGAAGCCGCGATCCCCGATCGCACACATAGACGCCCAGCAGAAAAATCAGGAGGCTGATCAGCAGATAGATCGGCAGAGCCAGATGCAGCCAGAACAGCCCCAGAACCAGAACGGGGCCCAGCAGGCTTCCGAATGTTCCAGGGGCTTTCGGAGCCAGTCCCATTCCCAACCCCCGAGCCAGGAGCAAAATCGTAACGTTTTTAATATTTCTCATTTATGATAATTGACCAGACAGCCCGTTCTCTGCATTGCGCAAACGGAAAAAAGTCACTATTCAAGATAATCCAAAGCGTTTATACTCTTACATAGAGTGATTTTCCCGGGGTACATATAGACAGTCGGCTCATCAAAAGACCGTGAGTTCAAAGCGGGTTCATTTCGTAAATCGAACTGAGTTCGTCATTTCCTCTACTGATCGTACCCCAACAGCCGAAGATTTCCAATTAAGACTCAACTGAAACCTACCCAGCCATTCTGAGTCGCTTCCTGTGAAGACCGATTTTGGGATGGCTC contains:
- a CDS encoding phosphatidylglycerophosphatase A family protein, translating into MRNIKNVTILLLARGLGMGLAPKAPGTFGSLLGPVLVLGLFWLHLALPIYLLISLLIFLLGVYVCDRGSRLLGKDDPGEIVFDEIGAFTVVLLPVFHRPLSTDFLWVSVLAFLWFRLFDIWKPWPVRYFDRIHGGWGIMADDYVAAIYAAICLYVTLILLGWF